One genomic region from Amaranthus tricolor cultivar Red isolate AtriRed21 chromosome 12, ASM2621246v1, whole genome shotgun sequence encodes:
- the LOC130828383 gene encoding psbP domain-containing protein 2, chloroplastic codes for MALQLKIRPWKKPEEMQQLKDHRFLLIKSLKNHLSSSTQQYPLSQTPKKSQLANIHLPIIPVSHPILVTISSVTKRRTFNFSIFTLILSEFLPVTTINAIADDVKEETKDELEMYVDSEEGFTLLIPSSYMKVEKAGATALFEEENKKANNVGVVVNPVRLRSLKDFGTPQFVAEKLIQAEKRKESTKEAQVIGVAERHGLDGLPVYEFEYRVDSTRGGPKRIFSAAFVSGKKLYLLNITHTDKPENPLDNNTRMMLEKVLHSFDAAPST; via the exons ATGGCATTACAACTGAAGATAAGACCATGGAAGAAACCAGAGGAGATGCAACAACTGAAAGATCACAGATTTCTACTCATTAAATCCCTTAAAAATCACCTCTCTTCATCAACCCAACAATACCCATTATCACAAACCCCCAAAAAATCCCAATTAGCAAATATCCATCTGCCTATAATTCCAGTTTCGCACCCAATTCTAGTCACAATTTCATCAGTAACCAAAAGAAGAACCTTCAATTTCTCAATTTTCACCCTCATTTTATCAGAATTTCTTCCAGTTACTACTATCAATGCCATTGCAGATGATGTTaaagaagaaacaaaagatGAACTTGAAATGTACGTTGATTCTGAAGAGGGTTTTACTCTTCTTATACCTTCTTCTTACATGAAG gtGGAAAAGGCTGGAGCAACTGCATTGTTTGAGGAGGAGAATAAAAAAGCAAACAATGTGGGAGTAGTAGTGAACCCAGTAAGGCTTAGAAGTCTTAAAGATTTTGGGACTCCTCAGTTTGTGgctgaaaagctcattcaagcTGAAAAACGCAAG GAAAGCACAAAGGAGGCCCAAGTGATTGGAGTAGCCGAAAGACATGGCCTAGATGGATTGCCTGTTTATGAGTTCGAATATAGAGTCGATAGCACAAGAGGCGGACCAAAAAGAATATTTTCAGCAGCATTTGTCTCTGGAAAGAAACTCTACTTGTTAAACATTACTCATACTGACAAGCCCGAAAATCCTCTCGACAATAATACAAGAATGATGCTCGAAAAAGTTCTTCATTCCTTCGATGCTGCGCCTTCGACATAA
- the LOC130828384 gene encoding small heat shock protein, chloroplastic-like — translation MASKALSCSSTLVSCNRASFGQLFKGLGQRSNLFLASSKKPFSSLVVNVQQQHGGGRMIDPPGFKSSEHFHKMVESLDSSPYDKYSTPSTAKLSYLVRTTWNTSEDENEISMSFEMRGKYKAENIRVRVADDMLFICVDQEGFDSDGNNIKSSCYDSQIQLPSNSRKEDITAVFKNSVLYICVPKITKSHHKLVHIPVTNVY, via the exons ATGGCTAGCAAGGCATTATCTTGTTCTTCAACTCTAGTTTCATGTAACCGGGCCTCTTTCGGGCAATTATTCAAAGGGTTGGGCCAACGTTCAAATTTGTTCTTAGCATCATCAAAGAAACCTTTTTCTTCTTTGGTTGTGAATGTTCAACAACAACATGGAGGTGGAAGGATGATTGATCCCCCAGGTTTTAAGTCTAGTGAACATTTCCATAAAATGGTTGAATCACTTGATTCTTCTCCTTATGATAAGTACTCCACTCCTTCAACTGCTAAGCTTTCTTACTTAG TGCGTACAACATGGAATACAAGTGAGGACGAGAACGAGATCAGCATGTCATTCGAAATGAGAGGGAAATACAAAGCAGAAAACATACGAGTTAGGGTTGCAGATGACATGCTTTTCATATGTGTAGATCAAGAAGGATTTGATTCAGATGGAAACAACATAAAAAGTAGTTGTTATGATAGTCAGATTCAATTGCCTTCAAACAGTAGGAAGGAAGATATTACTGCTGTTTTTAAAAACAGTGTGCTTTATATTTGTGTCCCTAAGATTACCAAATCTCATCATAAACTTGTGCATATTCCTGTcactaatgtttattaa
- the LOC130828385 gene encoding small heat shock protein, chloroplastic-like, translating to MASINVLTSAASTLVSNNRALTSPFTAGSSPISVLTQTPSMKTSSTRPSFVVKAQQAGPNKIDPLTVDRYNKKVAILETNPYVRTPWNTEEDEKEIRMWFDMPGLAADNIEVDIVDDFLVIKGDGGIDAFGNKIHSPYDSRLQLPFNSWKEEVTAVFKNGVLYVTVPKILKNPHKMIHIPVRNVV from the exons atggCAAGCATTAATGTATTGACATCAGCTGCATCAACTCTGGTATCGAACAACCGGGCCTTAACCAGCCCATTCACAGCTGGATCCAGCCCAATTTCTGTGTTGACCCAAACACCATCAATGAAGACCTCTTCTACAAGGCCTTCTTTTGTGGTGAAAGCCCAACAGGCCGGCCCAAATAAAATTGATCCCCTAACAGTAGATCGCTACAACAAAAAGGTTGCCATCCTTGAGACCAATCCTTACG TGCGGACACCATGGAACacagaagaagatgaaaaagaGATAAGAATGTGGTTTGACATGCCTGGACTCGCAGCAGACAACATTGAAGTTGATATTGTGGATGATTTTTTAGTCATCAAAGGAGATGGTGGTATCGATGCTTTTGGAAACAAGATCCACAGTCCTTACGATTCTCGTCTTCAATTGCCTTTTAACTCTTGGAAGGAAGAAGTTACTGCTGTTTTTAAGAATGGTGTTCTTTATGTTACTGTTCCTAAGATCCTTAAAAATCCACACAAAATGATTCATATTCCTGTTCGTAACGTCGTTTAA